GCATAGAGGACGAAGGACATCAGGCAGAAGACATAAAAATGTGTCGACTTGGGCGCAGTCCAGCGTCGGAAGAGAACGTAGATACCGATCGCCAGATAGATAAGACCGATCAGGCGCTCGACCTGGAAGTCGGTCCGGTCGGTGGGCTCGAGGATGACGCCGATGTCGATGGCGATCGGCTTGGCCCAATCAGACGTTTGGCGGAGCACCGAATACGTGGTGTGGCCCCAGACACCGGTGCGATACATTTCACGGTTTGCCGTGGCGACCATCGGGGTAGGGATGCCGTCGATGGCGGTCAGGACATCGCCCTGGCGGATGCCCGCCTTATCCGCGGCGGAACCCGACGGCACGATATAGGCGCGAAGGCCGCCGTCCGTTTCGATCCAGCGCGCGGCATCCGTGGGCGCGGGATAGGTGCTCTCCTGAACGAGATTGGCGATGGCAAGGCCAATTGCGCCCAGCGTCACGACGGCAAGGAGAATTGCCAGCAGACGGGTTTGGGAGCCGCTTCTCACAGGGACACTCTTTGGTTACTTGCGGAACCGCTTTCTTTTGTAGAGCAACTTAACTGCCAAACAGGATGCGAGGAGTTAACAGCTTGATATGGCAGCCATCAGACCCTTTATTGCACAAATCCATAGAGCCCTATGGGTTTTGGGAACCATGGTTACTCGTGCGCAGCCTGTCCTCTATCGCTCTTCTATCTCTTTATTTTGCCGCATCCAGTCTGATTCCGCACCTTTGGCGGCTTGACCAGTGACCAGATGTCTTGTGAACTGGACGAATCATGGTTGATTTGCGGCAAAATGCCGAGATCCGTTCCGTATTGGAGCGGGACGGGGAGTGTTTACTCCTGGTTTACGGGCGGTACCCAGTCGTCATGGAACGTGGCGAGGGAGTCTATCTGTTTCACAGCTCTGGGAACCGCCGCCTGGACCTGACTCCCGCAGGGCCTTTGGGCGCCAACGTCGAGACTATGCCCGGTGCCCGCGCTTAATGAAGTGGCCGTGAGCCGGCACACGACGGGACCGAAACAGTGGACTCGCCGTGAGCTGCGTGCGCGCGGCGTTCGGCTTTCTTATATCGAGCGTGAGACTGAGGCGGCTTGCGCGGCCGCGCCAGTCTTGATGCTGCACGGACTGGTTGCGGGCGCGGATTGCTTTCGCAGGCTTGGCGATGAGCTTCCGGATGACAGGCGTGTTGTCGCGCTGGACTTGCCCGGCGGCGGCTACTCGGATCGCCCCAATGACATCGACGTGAGCTTCCGGAGCGTCGCGGAGATCGTCGCGGAGGCGATGACCACGCTTGGGATGGACCGGCCGGTGATCGTCGGCCACTCGTATGGTGGGGCGATCACGCTGGAACTGGCGGCATGGCGGCCGGAGTTCCTGGACGCAATGATCCTGATCGCGCCCGCGCACCCGTTCTCCATGCGCGAGGACCCATTGGTGCGGTTCTACCTCAGCCGCGCTGGCCGTTGGTTTGCGCGTTTGCTGCCTCGCGTGCCGCGGCGGCTGATGCTGGAGACCTTTCGGCGTATGCCGGGAGATCGCCGCAATGTGAGCTACGAGCAGATTGAGCCATACCTGCAAGCGCTGCGTCATCCGGGCACGATCGCGTATGTCCTGCGGCTGCTGAAGAGCTGGAAGAGTGACATGGAGAAGCTGGGGAACGCGCTTCGGGAACGCAGCACCGAGGTTCCGGCGTTCGTCCTGTGGGGCGAGTTGGATCCCGTGGTGCCGCCATCAACTGGCGAGGAGCTGATGGAGCACCTTGAGTCGAGCGAACAGGCGATACTCTGTGGCGTCGGACATTTGCCCAATGACGAGAGGCCGGAGGAGTGCGGCGAACTGATTCGAGACTTTCTCCGAGCATGCGATAGCAGAACCTTCTACACCCGCGCTGAGCAATCCTAGGGTCCGGAACCGCTACCGGGACGACCGTTCGATGGGCCAGGACTCCGCGTCTCGCTTCGCTGGATGACGCCCTGGCCCAGATGCGTCAGGCGGGGCTCGCTAACTGAGTGGCGTAAGGCCGAAGTTGGATTGGAGCCACGCGCGCAGGGCACCGGACATGCGATCGAGCTTGGGCTGGGGAGAGCCCGGCACTCCAGCGAAGAAATGGTCGGCGTCTTCGATGAAGAGAATTTCGCGCGGTTGTGACGCCGAAACCAGATATGCCTCCAGCGTGCCGCGCGGGCTGAACTCATCCTGGTCGCCGGAGATAAAGAGCTTCGGCACCGAACCGCAGGCCGGCAGAAAATCGTAGCGGTAGTCACGCCCAGCGGCGCGCACCGGAAGCCCGAGTCCAACCAGGCCGCGAACGCGAGCGTCTCCGCAACAGGCGCGTAGCCCCACATTGGAGCCGAACGAGAAACCAGCAAACAGGATCGGCAGATTGAACCGCTCGGTGAGCCAATCGAGGGCTGCGCGGACGTCATCGACTTCGCCGCGCCCGTCGTCGTGCGCGCCTTCACTCAAGCCGGTGCCGCGGAAGTTGAACCGCAGGGTAGGCAGGCCGAAGTACGAGAACGCCTTGGCAGCGTGGTAGACGACCTTGTTGTGCATCGTGCCGCCGCCGAGCGGATGCGGATGCGCGACAAGCGCTGCGTAGAGCGCATCCGGATGGCCCGTGTTCAGGAGAGCTTCAAGGCGGCCTGCGGGGCCGCGGAGATCTTCGATGGTCTGGACGTGAGAGCGAAAGGACGTCACAGGATGAGTTTACGAGGTCCGGAGGAATTTCTGATTCGTGAGACTCCGCGTTCGGTATAGTCGTCTCACCACGCAGTTACACACTTTTCAGGCAATCATAAATTTGCGATTCAGGAGGCGTCTCATTGGCCACCTTGGTTAAGTCTTTGTGTGCTGTGCTTCTTGGCACGGCGTTGGTAGGTTCGGGGTTTGCTCAGGATCAGCCACAGCGGCCGAGACGGAGCGACGAACCAGCGGCGAATGCCCGCGGAGCGAGCGAGCCTGAGCAGAACAAAGAGAATGCTCTGCCAATCCCCGCGGAGAACAAGACCGAGACCCAGCATGTGTGGAGCGCGGGTGGGCGCACGGTGCACTACACCGCAACCGCGGGAAATCTGCTGATTCGGGACGATGAGAACAAGCCGAACGGAAGCATCTTCTATGTCGCCTACACCGAGGATGGCGCCGACCATCACAACCGGCCAGTGACGTTCCTGTACAACGGCGGTCCCGGGTCAGCGACGATCTGGCTGCACATGGGGTCGGTCGGTCCCGTCCGCGTGGTGACTGCGAGTCCGGATGTGAGTGGGCCGCCGCCTTTCAAGTGGGTCGAGAATCAGTACAGCCTGCTGGACAAGACGGACCTGGTCTTTGTGGATGCGCCGCTCTGCGGCTTCTCTCGCGCGGTGGGCAAGGGAACCGCGAAAGACTTCGCCGGAGTCGATCAGGATGTGAAGGCCTTCGATAAGTTCATCACGCGTTACATCACGGTCAATCAACGGTGGAACTCGCCGAAGT
This Acidobacteriaceae bacterium DNA region includes the following protein-coding sequences:
- a CDS encoding alpha/beta family hydrolase; protein product: MTSFRSHVQTIEDLRGPAGRLEALLNTGHPDALYAALVAHPHPLGGGTMHNKVVYHAAKAFSYFGLPTLRFNFRGTGLSEGAHDDGRGEVDDVRAALDWLTERFNLPILFAGFSFGSNVGLRACCGDARVRGLVGLGLPVRAAGRDYRYDFLPACGSVPKLFISGDQDEFSPRGTLEAYLVSASQPREILFIEDADHFFAGVPGSPQPKLDRMSGALRAWLQSNFGLTPLS
- a CDS encoding alpha/beta hydrolase — its product is MPALNEVAVSRHTTGPKQWTRRELRARGVRLSYIERETEAACAAAPVLMLHGLVAGADCFRRLGDELPDDRRVVALDLPGGGYSDRPNDIDVSFRSVAEIVAEAMTTLGMDRPVIVGHSYGGAITLELAAWRPEFLDAMILIAPAHPFSMREDPLVRFYLSRAGRWFARLLPRVPRRLMLETFRRMPGDRRNVSYEQIEPYLQALRHPGTIAYVLRLLKSWKSDMEKLGNALRERSTEVPAFVLWGELDPVVPPSTGEELMEHLESSEQAILCGVGHLPNDERPEECGELIRDFLRACDSRTFYTRAEQS